From the genome of Streptomyces sp. JH34:
CTTCGAAGGACAGCACCACGTCGACGAGGTGCTCCAGGAGCCGCGGCCCCGCGATCGCGCCGTCCTTGGTCACATGGCCGACCAGGAGCGTCGACATGCCGCGCTCCTTCGAGGCCCTGATGAGCGCGCCCGCGACCTCGCGCACCTGTGCCATGCCGCCGGGCGCGCCGTCGATCTCCGGGGAGGCCACGGTCTGCACCGAGTCGAGGACGAGGAGGGACGGCTTGACCGCGTCCAGGTGTCCCAGGACCGCCGAGAGGTCTGTCTCGGCGGCCAGGTACAGGTGGTCGTTGATCGCCCGGATCCGGTCGGCCCGCATCCGCACCTGGCTGGCGGACTCCTCGGCCGTGACGTAGAGCGTGCGGTGGTCGTCGCTCGCCGCCTTGGCGGCCACGTCCAGCAGCAGCGTCGACTTGCCGACGCCCGGCTCGCCGGCGAGCAGCACGACGGCGCCGGGCACGAGGCCTCCGCCGAGCACGCGGTCCAGCTCGCCGACCCCGGTCGAGCGCGCGGTCGCCTGCCGGCTGTCCACCTGGCCGATCGGCAGGGCGGCGGAGGAGACCCGGCCCGCCGCCGTGGTGCGGATCGCGGGGGCGCCGCCGAACTCCTCGACCGTCCCCCAGGCCTGGCACTCCGGGCAGCGGCCGAGCCATTTGGCGGTCGTCCAGCCGCATTCGGTGCAGCGGTAGGACGGCCGGTCCTTCGCGGATTTCGTACGGGCAGCCATGGCGTCACCGTATAGGGGTGGTCCGACAGTGCCGGTCGTGGGCACGGGGGTCGAACATGTGCCCGATGCGGTACTTCCGGGGGAATCCGGGACTCCTGTCCCCTTTCGAGGGAGGCTGTCACCCGTAAGGGTTAAATGTCGGAAAACGCTGTCAGGGATCCTTCCGCGTCTGCCTACGGTCGCAAGGTGACGAGCAGCAGACTGGAGCCCCCCACGCACACCACCGGCGCACACCGGGCGCACCGTCGCGAGGCCCGCCCTTCGGTACGGCGGTCACCCGCACGTGACGAGCCGTACCTCGACGGCCTGTTCACCTACTGCCTCTCCGTGCTCTGCGACCACGAGGCCGCCACCGAGGCGCTCGGCTCCGTCCTGGCGATCGCCGAACGGCAGGACGGCCGGTGCCCCGCGGCAGAGGAGGAACGTAAATCCTGGCTGTACGCCCTGGCCAGGTGGGCGTGCCTGCGGGCGCTCACCGAGCAGCGGAGGGGCCGCCAGGCGCACCGGCGGCGGCCGGTCCGGCGCCGCGCCGCGCCGCGCGGCGGTGTCGGCGCCCCGGCAGCCCACGGCGCCCAGCAGGCAGCCCCCGGCCCTTCCGGCGAGTCCCCGGCGGCCGAAGCGCGCCGACGCGAACTCGCCAGGCTGGCCTGGCCCGAGGCCGCGGGTACCAGCCCCGAGCAGAGGGAGG
Proteins encoded in this window:
- the radA gene encoding DNA repair protein RadA; this translates as MAARTKSAKDRPSYRCTECGWTTAKWLGRCPECQAWGTVEEFGGAPAIRTTAAGRVSSAALPIGQVDSRQATARSTGVGELDRVLGGGLVPGAVVLLAGEPGVGKSTLLLDVAAKAASDDHRTLYVTAEESASQVRMRADRIRAINDHLYLAAETDLSAVLGHLDAVKPSLLVLDSVQTVASPEIDGAPGGMAQVREVAGALIRASKERGMSTLLVGHVTKDGAIAGPRLLEHLVDVVLSFEGDRHARLRLVRGVKNRYGATDEVGCFELHDEGITGLADPSGLFLTRRDEPVPGTCLTVTLEGKRPLVAEVQALTVDSQIPSPRRTTSGLETSRVSMMLAVLEQRGRISALGKRDIYSATVGGVKLTEPAADLAIALALASAASDTPLPKNLVAIGEVGLAGEVRRVTGVQRRLAEAYRLGFKHALVPRDPGQVPAGMKVTEVADMGDALRVLPRRSRPDGPQDDGARR